The following proteins are encoded in a genomic region of Oscillospiraceae bacterium:
- a CDS encoding lipoate--protein ligase — protein sequence MKLIINRNTEPAYNLAFEEYFLTYAQGEYILLWQNRPAVVVGCNQNVYREINFTALEQKNIALVRRQTGGGAVYHDLGNINYSFITPYEQGDLSTIRKFCEPIIGYLGTLGVHAEFSGRNDLLADGMKFSGNAQAVRKNRLLHHGTLLFDTDLSVLSAVLSPSAKKYAGKGIDSIRSRVTNLRPLLKNDMTTEEFFQGLTDFFLSKSCQTAALEKAAPGIISAICREKYSSRLWTYGENPTYKFSNENRFDFGEVSVGFDCFDGRISGLKIGGDFLLKRPTSELCAAVNGTLHEKAALLERVTKLRLNDYIEGIKPEEFTMLFF from the coding sequence TTGAAACTGATCATCAACCGAAATACCGAACCTGCTTATAACCTCGCATTTGAGGAATATTTCCTCACTTATGCGCAGGGCGAATATATTTTGCTTTGGCAAAATCGCCCTGCGGTCGTTGTCGGCTGTAATCAGAACGTCTACAGGGAAATCAATTTTACGGCTCTCGAGCAAAAAAACATCGCTCTCGTCCGCCGGCAGACAGGCGGCGGCGCAGTCTATCATGATCTCGGAAACATCAACTATTCATTTATAACGCCTTATGAACAAGGGGATCTTTCCACAATCAGAAAGTTCTGCGAGCCTATTATCGGATATCTCGGGACGCTCGGCGTTCACGCCGAATTCAGCGGGAGAAACGACCTTCTTGCCGACGGCATGAAATTCTCGGGAAATGCGCAGGCCGTGCGCAAAAACCGCCTTTTGCATCACGGTACGCTGTTGTTTGATACCGATCTCTCGGTACTCTCTGCCGTTCTTTCTCCCAGCGCTAAAAAATACGCGGGAAAAGGCATCGATTCGATACGAAGCCGTGTCACCAATCTGCGTCCCCTTTTAAAAAATGACATGACCACAGAGGAATTTTTTCAGGGCCTCACGGACTTTTTCCTTTCGAAGAGCTGCCAGACAGCCGCGCTCGAAAAAGCGGCTCCCGGAATTATTTCGGCGATATGCCGCGAAAAATACAGCAGCCGCCTTTGGACCTACGGCGAAAATCCGACCTATAAATTTTCCAACGAAAACCGTTTTGATTTCGGGGAGGTTTCCGTCGGATTTGACTGCTTCGACGGCAGGATTTCCGGCTTGAAAATCGGCGGGGATTTCCTTCTCAAGCGCCCGACCAGCGAACTTTGCGCCGCAGTCAACGGCACGCTTCATGAAAAAGCGGCATTGCTGGAGCGCGTGACAAAGCTTCGTCTGAACGACTATATTGAAGGAATCAAACCCGAGGAATTCACGATGTTGTTTTTTTGA
- a CDS encoding thiamine pyrophosphate-dependent enzyme → MPKSQYIDPKFIRKPGKISFADIPVNAYQKTVAEERKNFSDKKLLQIYTDICTLREFESMLFQIKTQGEYNGFKQSYPGPAHLSLGQEAAAVGQAYLLTTDDYAFGSHRSHSEILAKGLSSIHQLTDGELMEIMEQFLGGKTLKAIQGHQKTKSVKELATDFLLYGALAEIFARETGFHHGLGGSMHAFFLPFGIYPNNAIVGGSGPIALGSALYKKCNDKKGVVVANIGDGSLGCGPVLESLNFAAMDQFTQLWEKKGGLPILFNIFDNGYGMGGQTRGETMAYDFVARVGAGVCPSQMYTERVDGYNPLAVIDAMKRKLKILHEGKGPVLLDVITYRTSGHSPSDSGSYRTKEELDAWVAEDPCVKWRKELVEAGVAPDSAFDEIWADIKERTMKICRLAADPAASPYIDMAHKPDAVEKLMFSNLHVPSMDTARKPDVLLPKEENPRVKSLASKERFYLDANGQPVAKTKQYVLRDGLFEAILDKYYEDPTLVSYGEDVRDWGGAFAVYRGLTEALPYHRLFNSPISEAAIVGSAVGYALSGGRVIAELMYADFMGRAGDEIFNQLAKWQAMSAGILKMPVVLRVSIGSKYGAQHSQDWVALAAHIPGLKVVFPATPYDAKGLMAAALNGTDPVVFFESQRIYDVPEQFHKGGVPKESYEIALGSPDIKKAGSDVTILSIGATLYRAMEAAKILEEKYGISAEVIDARSIVPFDYEPVLESVKKTGKIVLSSDACARGSILNDMARNISEMAFDYLDAPPVVVGARNWITPPYEFDSDFFPQADWIIDAIHEKIMPISGYTPKTNLTTGEEIRRAKFGV, encoded by the coding sequence ATGCCGAAAAGCCAATACATTGACCCTAAATTCATCCGCAAACCCGGGAAGATCTCGTTTGCCGATATCCCGGTAAATGCCTATCAAAAAACCGTCGCCGAGGAGCGCAAGAATTTTTCGGACAAAAAGCTTTTACAGATTTACACTGACATTTGCACCCTGCGCGAGTTCGAGAGCATGCTGTTTCAGATCAAAACACAGGGCGAATACAACGGATTTAAACAATCTTACCCCGGCCCTGCGCATCTTTCGCTCGGGCAGGAAGCCGCCGCCGTCGGACAGGCCTATCTGCTGACCACGGACGATTATGCGTTCGGCTCCCACCGCTCCCATTCCGAGATTTTGGCCAAAGGCCTTTCGTCGATTCATCAGCTGACCGACGGCGAGCTGATGGAGATCATGGAACAGTTTTTGGGCGGCAAGACGCTGAAAGCGATTCAGGGCCACCAAAAGACCAAGTCCGTGAAAGAGCTTGCGACCGACTTTTTGCTCTACGGGGCGTTAGCCGAGATTTTTGCCCGCGAGACCGGTTTCCACCACGGTCTCGGCGGCTCGATGCACGCGTTCTTTCTGCCGTTCGGCATCTACCCGAACAACGCCATCGTCGGCGGTTCGGGCCCGATCGCGCTGGGTTCGGCTCTTTATAAAAAATGCAACGATAAAAAAGGCGTCGTCGTCGCGAACATCGGCGACGGTTCGCTCGGCTGCGGCCCGGTGCTCGAATCGCTGAACTTCGCGGCAATGGATCAGTTCACCCAGCTGTGGGAGAAAAAAGGCGGCCTGCCGATTCTCTTCAATATCTTCGACAACGGCTACGGCATGGGCGGCCAGACCCGCGGCGAGACGATGGCCTATGACTTCGTCGCCCGCGTCGGCGCAGGCGTCTGCCCGTCGCAGATGTACACCGAGCGCGTAGACGGCTACAACCCGCTTGCCGTCATCGACGCGATGAAGCGCAAACTTAAAATTTTACACGAGGGCAAGGGTCCCGTTTTGCTCGACGTGATCACCTACCGCACAAGCGGCCACTCGCCGTCCGACAGCGGTTCTTACCGCACCAAAGAGGAGCTCGACGCCTGGGTCGCCGAAGACCCCTGCGTCAAATGGCGCAAAGAGCTGGTCGAAGCCGGCGTCGCGCCCGACAGCGCGTTTGACGAGATCTGGGCCGACATCAAAGAGCGCACGATGAAAATCTGCAGACTCGCCGCCGATCCCGCAGCCAGCCCGTACATCGATATGGCACATAAGCCCGACGCGGTCGAAAAACTGATGTTTTCGAATCTGCATGTCCCTTCGATGGACACGGCCCGCAAGCCCGATGTGCTGCTTCCGAAAGAGGAAAATCCGCGCGTCAAATCGCTTGCTTCCAAAGAACGTTTTTATCTCGACGCAAACGGGCAGCCGGTCGCAAAGACCAAGCAGTATGTGCTGCGCGACGGTTTGTTTGAGGCGATTTTGGATAAATATTACGAGGACCCGACACTGGTTTCATACGGCGAAGACGTCCGTGACTGGGGCGGCGCGTTTGCCGTCTATCGCGGACTGACCGAAGCCCTGCCCTATCACCGTCTGTTCAACTCTCCGATCTCCGAGGCCGCGATTGTCGGCTCGGCGGTGGGCTATGCGCTGTCCGGCGGCCGCGTGATCGCCGAACTGATGTATGCCGACTTTATGGGCCGGGCGGGTGACGAAATCTTCAACCAACTGGCCAAATGGCAGGCGATGAGCGCGGGCATTTTGAAGATGCCGGTCGTGCTGCGCGTTTCCATCGGCAGCAAATACGGCGCGCAGCACTCCCAGGACTGGGTAGCGCTCGCCGCTCACATCCCCGGCCTGAAAGTCGTCTTCCCCGCGACGCCGTATGACGCAAAAGGCCTGATGGCCGCCGCGCTGAACGGCACCGACCCGGTGGTCTTTTTCGAGAGCCAGCGCATCTACGACGTACCCGAGCAGTTTCATAAAGGCGGCGTACCCAAAGAGAGCTATGAGATCGCGCTCGGCAGCCCGGACATCAAAAAGGCCGGTTCCGATGTGACGATACTTTCCATCGGCGCGACTCTTTATCGCGCAATGGAAGCCGCAAAGATTTTGGAAGAGAAATACGGCATCTCGGCCGAAGTCATCGACGCGCGTTCCATCGTGCCGTTTGATTATGAACCGGTGCTCGAATCGGTCAAAAAGACCGGAAAGATCGTGCTCTCCTCCGACGCCTGCGCCCGCGGAAGCATTTTGAACGATATGGCGCGCAACATTTCCGAGATGGCGTTTGATTACCTCGACGCTCCGCCGGTCGTCGTGGGCGCGCGCAACTGGATCACCCCGCCGTATGAATTCGATTCCGACTTCTTCCCGCAGGCCGATTGGATCATCGACGCGATCCACGAGAAGATCATGCCGATTTCCGGATATACGCCCAAAACCAATCTGACAACCGGTGAGGAGATTCGCAGAGCGAAATTCGGCGTGTAG
- the lpdA gene encoding dihydrolipoyl dehydrogenase translates to MELFDLIVIGGGPGGYLAAERAGHAGLKVALFEKRSLGGVCLNEGCIPSKALLYSAKVFDYANHASAYGVNVKGAAIDQNAVIDRKDGVVKALVSGVGAAMKKNHVTVVNAAAVIKGKTADGFEVEADGKAYTGKKLIIAAGSEAVVPPIPGAKEGLAAGYVLTNREILALREIPKALAIIGGGVIGLEMASYFCSAGSKVAVIEMLNKIAGPTDDEISAILQKNYAKKGVDFKLGCKVTGFEKGSVSYTDPEGKAQTLACDYALMSIGRRPSSAGIGLEAIGVYTERGAVKTDDHLLTNVPDVYAVGDINGKLMLAHTAYREAEVAVNHILGKKDTMRYGAIASVIYTNPEVGCVGETEESAKQKGYTIKTAKLPMSYSGRYLAEGGGDGICKIIADAKTNKLLGVHMIGSYCSEIIYGAAQMIESGMKIENLKALVFPHPTVCEIVRETLFEL, encoded by the coding sequence TTGGAATTGTTTGATCTGATTGTCATCGGCGGAGGGCCGGGCGGCTACTTGGCTGCCGAACGGGCCGGACATGCCGGACTGAAAGTCGCGCTGTTTGAAAAACGCTCCTTGGGCGGCGTGTGCCTGAACGAGGGCTGCATCCCGTCGAAAGCGCTGTTATATTCGGCAAAGGTGTTTGATTATGCCAATCACGCGTCTGCCTACGGCGTGAACGTGAAAGGTGCTGCCATTGATCAGAATGCCGTGATCGACCGCAAAGACGGCGTTGTCAAAGCGCTCGTCTCGGGTGTCGGTGCGGCAATGAAGAAAAACCATGTCACCGTTGTGAATGCGGCCGCCGTGATCAAAGGCAAAACCGCGGACGGATTTGAAGTTGAGGCGGACGGCAAAGCATATACCGGGAAAAAGCTGATCATCGCCGCGGGTTCGGAGGCCGTTGTGCCGCCGATTCCGGGCGCGAAAGAGGGGCTTGCCGCGGGGTATGTGCTGACCAACCGCGAGATTTTGGCGCTGCGCGAGATTCCGAAAGCGCTTGCCATCATCGGCGGCGGAGTCATCGGGTTGGAGATGGCGAGCTATTTCTGCTCGGCCGGCTCCAAGGTCGCCGTGATTGAGATGTTAAACAAGATCGCGGGCCCGACGGACGACGAGATCTCGGCGATTTTGCAGAAAAACTACGCCAAAAAAGGCGTTGACTTTAAACTGGGCTGCAAGGTCACGGGCTTTGAAAAGGGTTCCGTCTCCTACACCGATCCCGAGGGAAAAGCTCAGACGCTGGCCTGCGACTATGCGCTGATGTCGATCGGCAGAAGGCCTTCGAGCGCGGGGATCGGGCTGGAAGCCATCGGTGTTTACACCGAGCGCGGCGCGGTCAAGACCGACGATCATTTGCTGACCAATGTCCCGGACGTGTACGCGGTCGGCGATATCAACGGAAAACTCATGCTGGCGCACACGGCTTATCGCGAGGCCGAAGTCGCCGTCAATCACATTCTCGGTAAAAAAGACACGATGCGCTACGGCGCGATTGCGTCCGTGATTTATACGAACCCCGAAGTCGGCTGTGTCGGCGAGACCGAGGAGAGCGCGAAGCAAAAGGGCTATACGATTAAAACCGCCAAGCTGCCGATGAGTTACAGCGGCAGATACCTGGCCGAGGGCGGCGGAGACGGCATCTGCAAGATCATCGCCGACGCGAAAACCAATAAGCTGCTCGGTGTCCATATGATCGGCAGCTACTGCTCCGAGATCATTTACGGCGCGGCGCAGATGATCGAGTCGGGCATGAAGATCGAAAACCTGAAAGCGTTGGTTTTCCCGCACCCCACAGTTTGTGAGATCGTACGCGAGACCCTGTTTGAGTTATAA
- a CDS encoding dihydrolipoamide acetyltransferase family protein, with the protein MAVGILMPKQGITVESCVLTAWKKKVGDEIKVGDVLFAYETDKASFECESTEAGTMLAQFFADGDEVAVLTNVCAIGKPGEDYSALIPVKEGTTPAGAAAAAPATFVAPSTPTAAPALQVSAVEPEPVQTVVTPAGELKVSPRAKAAAERLGINLAAVTPSGPDGRIIERDLASANTFGKETAAAAPAAIPAAAPASAAEFEDIKLSGVRRSIAKAMVNSLSSMAQLTHHFSFDATEIIALRAKLKASAETLGLPNITLNDIVLFAVSRTLKNHPYCNAHLTGDSIRLFKHVNLGMAVDTERGLLVPTIFNADTLSLSEIAKQSKALAKEAQGGSISPDKLSGGTFTVSNLGSLGVEMFTPIINPPQTCIIGVCNLQTRVKLADGQPVYYQAMGLSLTYDHRAVDGAPASRFMQELCRNLENFNALLAI; encoded by the coding sequence ATGGCAGTTGGAATTTTGATGCCCAAGCAGGGCATTACGGTCGAATCGTGCGTGCTGACCGCGTGGAAAAAGAAAGTCGGCGACGAGATCAAGGTCGGCGATGTGCTGTTTGCTTATGAGACCGACAAGGCGTCGTTCGAGTGCGAATCCACCGAGGCCGGAACGATGCTGGCGCAGTTTTTTGCGGACGGCGATGAAGTCGCCGTTTTGACAAACGTCTGCGCGATCGGAAAGCCCGGCGAGGATTATTCGGCGCTTATACCCGTTAAGGAGGGAACAACCCCTGCGGGAGCGGCCGCTGCGGCTCCTGCGACTTTTGTCGCTCCTTCGACTCCCACCGCGGCTCCCGCACTTCAAGTCTCTGCCGTTGAACCGGAACCGGTTCAAACTGTTGTGACTCCGGCCGGAGAGCTCAAGGTCTCCCCGCGCGCGAAAGCAGCCGCGGAACGGCTCGGGATCAATCTTGCGGCCGTGACCCCGTCAGGTCCCGACGGACGCATTATCGAGCGCGATTTGGCTTCTGCCAATACCTTCGGAAAAGAAACCGCCGCAGCCGCGCCGGCGGCAATTCCGGCGGCTGCGCCGGCTTCCGCTGCGGAGTTTGAGGACATCAAGCTCTCGGGCGTGCGCCGTTCGATTGCCAAGGCCATGGTCAACTCGCTTTCTTCTATGGCGCAGCTGACCCACCATTTCAGCTTCGACGCGACCGAAATAATCGCATTGCGCGCAAAGCTCAAGGCCTCCGCCGAAACATTGGGGCTGCCGAATATCACCCTGAACGACATCGTGCTGTTCGCGGTTTCGCGTACGCTGAAAAACCACCCGTACTGCAACGCGCATCTGACGGGTGATTCCATCCGCCTGTTCAAACACGTCAATCTGGGTATGGCGGTCGATACCGAACGCGGTCTGCTGGTTCCGACGATTTTCAATGCCGACACCCTGTCTCTCTCCGAGATCGCAAAGCAGTCCAAAGCGCTCGCCAAAGAGGCGCAGGGAGGCAGCATCAGCCCGGACAAACTCTCGGGCGGCACGTTCACCGTCTCGAATCTCGGCTCGCTCGGCGTGGAGATGTTCACCCCGATCATCAACCCGCCGCAGACCTGCATCATCGGCGTTTGCAACCTGCAGACCAGGGTGAAACTGGCCGACGGGCAGCCGGTGTATTATCAGGCGATGGGATTGTCGCTGACCTACGATCACCGCGCGGTCGACGGCGCGCCCGCATCGAGGTTTATGCAGGAGTTGTGCAGGAATTTGGAGAATTTCAACGCGTTGTTGGCGATTTAG
- a CDS encoding zinc-binding dehydrogenase has translation MKTKAMRLYGKNDLRVEEFELPPLKDDEILAKIISDSVCMSSHKAALQGADHKRVPKDIDRNPVIIGHEFCGELVEVGKKWAGKFKAGQKFVMQPALNLPENPYMSPGYSFQYIGGDATYVVIPGCVMEQNCLLSYDGDAFFFGSLAEPVSCIVGGFHVNYHTQNGVYEHKMGIVEGGKMALLAGVGPMGLGAIDYALHCSRKPSLLVVTDIDDARLARAKSLYSEEDAAKCGVKLVYLNTGAIEDPVAAMRELSGGTGFDDVYVYAPVAPVVEQADKILGHDGCLNFFAGPTNPEFRAQFNFYNVHYLYTHVAGNSGGNTDDMREALSMMEKGLLNPSVMITHFGGLNAAPETTIHLPEIKGGKKLIYTHINYPLTAIADLTELGKTDKLSKKLADIVAKNNGLWCAEAEKVLLAEAPAI, from the coding sequence ATGAAAACGAAAGCCATGCGCCTATACGGCAAAAACGACCTTCGGGTCGAGGAATTCGAACTTCCGCCGCTCAAAGACGACGAGATTTTGGCGAAAATCATCTCCGACAGCGTGTGCATGTCGTCCCACAAGGCGGCGCTGCAGGGCGCGGATCACAAGCGTGTGCCGAAAGACATCGACCGCAATCCTGTCATCATCGGACATGAGTTTTGCGGAGAACTGGTCGAGGTGGGTAAGAAGTGGGCCGGTAAGTTCAAAGCCGGTCAGAAGTTCGTAATGCAGCCGGCCCTGAATCTTCCGGAAAATCCGTATATGTCCCCGGGATATTCGTTTCAATACATCGGCGGAGACGCTACCTATGTCGTGATTCCGGGCTGCGTGATGGAACAAAACTGCCTGCTCTCCTATGACGGGGACGCGTTTTTCTTCGGTTCCCTCGCGGAACCGGTCAGCTGCATCGTCGGCGGTTTTCATGTCAATTACCACACCCAAAACGGGGTTTATGAGCATAAGATGGGGATTGTCGAGGGCGGCAAGATGGCGCTGCTCGCGGGCGTCGGCCCGATGGGTCTCGGCGCGATCGACTATGCCCTGCACTGCAGCCGCAAACCGTCGCTGCTCGTCGTCACCGACATCGACGACGCCCGCCTTGCGCGCGCAAAATCGCTTTACAGCGAAGAAGACGCCGCAAAATGCGGCGTGAAACTGGTCTACCTGAACACCGGCGCCATCGAAGACCCGGTCGCGGCGATGCGCGAACTCTCGGGCGGCACCGGTTTTGACGATGTCTATGTCTACGCGCCGGTCGCCCCGGTCGTCGAACAGGCCGATAAAATCCTCGGCCATGACGGCTGCCTGAACTTTTTCGCAGGCCCGACCAATCCGGAATTCCGCGCGCAGTTCAACTTCTATAACGTCCATTATCTTTACACCCATGTCGCGGGCAACAGCGGCGGCAACACCGACGATATGCGCGAGGCGCTTTCGATGATGGAAAAAGGCCTGCTGAATCCGTCGGTCATGATCACCCATTTCGGCGGTCTGAACGCGGCTCCCGAGACCACGATCCATCTGCCCGAGATCAAGGGCGGCAAAAAGCTGATCTACACCCACATCAACTATCCGCTGACCGCGATTGCCGATCTGACCGAACTCGGGAAGACCGACAAGCTCTCGAAAAAGCTCGCCGATATCGTGGCGAAAAACAACGGCCTGTGGTGCGCCGAGGCCGAAAAGGTCCTGTTGGCGGAAGCTCCGGCGATTTAA
- a CDS encoding PHP domain-containing protein, whose protein sequence is MLQLKQLSDEKRVVRLTALATLLELERTGAMKAPETGHFVNNHIHTTYSFSPYYPTGAIWYARAAGLQTAGIMDHDSVSGIDEFYVAGDLCKMPVTSGFEVRVDLSSSPFGGRRVNNPDQDGVAYVACHGIPKNRVAQAEAFLGPIRTARNIRNQAMLGRLNGLLAPADICIDFEKDVIPLSRFKEGGSVTERHLLFAVSLALVGRFGKRGDVVGFLSDKLGIKCSEKIKTQLSDSDNPFYEYDLLGLLKAYMVKDFYVPAKAELPDARKFVEFVRSIGAISAYAYLGDVGSSVTGDKQTAKYEDDYLDDLFDYLKYTGFDAVTYMPSRNTSEQLARVMALCDKHNFFQISGEDINSPRQSFICPALSKPEYAHLYDATWALIGHERAAAQNSADSFTSPQTAEKYPKISERVAAYAALSRNE, encoded by the coding sequence ATGCTTCAGCTCAAACAACTCTCCGACGAGAAACGGGTCGTGCGTCTGACGGCGTTAGCCACACTTCTCGAACTGGAACGGACCGGCGCGATGAAAGCGCCGGAAACCGGACACTTTGTCAACAACCACATCCACACAACGTACAGCTTTTCGCCCTATTATCCGACCGGTGCGATCTGGTACGCCCGCGCCGCGGGACTTCAGACCGCAGGGATCATGGATCACGATTCGGTCAGCGGCATCGATGAGTTTTACGTCGCCGGGGACTTATGCAAGATGCCGGTCACCAGCGGCTTTGAAGTGCGCGTCGACCTGTCTTCTTCCCCGTTCGGCGGCCGCCGCGTCAATAATCCCGATCAGGACGGCGTCGCCTATGTCGCCTGCCACGGCATTCCGAAAAACCGCGTGGCGCAGGCTGAGGCGTTTTTGGGTCCGATCCGCACTGCACGCAACATCCGTAATCAGGCCATGCTCGGACGGCTGAACGGTTTGCTCGCCCCCGCCGATATATGCATCGACTTTGAAAAAGACGTGATTCCGCTTTCGAGATTCAAGGAAGGCGGGAGCGTCACCGAACGGCATCTGCTGTTCGCGGTCTCGCTGGCGCTGGTCGGGCGGTTCGGCAAGCGCGGCGACGTAGTCGGGTTTTTATCGGACAAGCTGGGAATCAAATGCAGCGAAAAGATCAAGACTCAGCTCTCGGATTCGGATAATCCGTTTTATGAATATGACCTCCTGGGTTTATTAAAAGCATATATGGTCAAGGACTTTTATGTACCCGCAAAAGCCGAACTGCCCGACGCGCGCAAATTCGTCGAATTTGTCCGCTCGATCGGCGCGATTTCGGCGTACGCCTATCTCGGCGACGTCGGAAGCTCGGTCACGGGCGACAAGCAGACCGCCAAATATGAGGATGACTATCTCGACGATTTGTTTGACTATCTGAAATATACGGGGTTTGACGCGGTGACCTATATGCCGTCGCGCAATACCTCTGAACAGCTTGCCCGCGTAATGGCGCTTTGCGATAAGCATAACTTCTTTCAAATCAGCGGCGAGGACATCAACTCCCCGCGCCAGAGCTTTATCTGCCCGGCGCTTTCAAAACCCGAGTATGCGCATCTTTACGATGCGACCTGGGCGCTGATCGGACATGAGCGCGCGGCGGCGCAAAATTCCGCCGATTCGTTCACTTCCCCGCAGACCGCGGAAAAATACCCGAAGATCTCCGAGCGGGTGGCTGCGTATGCCGCCTTATCCCGGAACGAATAA
- a CDS encoding SDR family oxidoreductase, translating into YAGSKFGGIGLVQSFALELAPDRIKVNAICPGNFLDGPLWTDPVKGLFVQYLAAGKVPGAKTVEDVKKSYESKVPLGRGCLVKDVVRAILYIMEQEYETGQAVPVTGGQEMLK; encoded by the coding sequence TACGCGGGTTCCAAATTCGGCGGCATCGGGCTCGTTCAGAGCTTTGCGCTCGAACTCGCCCCCGACCGCATCAAGGTCAACGCCATCTGCCCCGGCAATTTCCTCGACGGCCCGCTGTGGACCGACCCGGTCAAAGGCCTGTTCGTGCAGTATCTGGCGGCGGGAAAAGTGCCCGGTGCCAAGACCGTGGAGGACGTGAAGAAGTCCTACGAGTCCAAAGTGCCGCTCGGACGCGGGTGTCTGGTCAAAGATGTCGTGCGCGCCATCCTTTACATCATGGAGCAGGAATACGAGACCGGCCAAGCCGTCCCCGTCACCGGCGGTCAGGAGATGTTAAAGTAA
- a CDS encoding class II aldolase/adducin family protein, with amino-acid sequence MSLETIAKISNKYGVNPEYVLAGGGNTSYKDADFLYIKGSGTSLATIKPEEFVKLGRKALAAIFEKKYPADTDAREAAVLADMMAARVPGEAKRPSVETLLHDAIPSKYVLHLHPAEINGMTCGKNGKAAFDKLFGDKGIWVRPIMPGYVLATEIAGEIKAFAESHGKNPDYILLENHGIFLGGESEEEIDVKFDAFLSALRSVIAKKPDFSEISFDLETAAMLGAAIRGICGGDVFAVFCTDAEIAKFAQSKAEFMKIHTTFSPDHMVYCKDEAAFCAPDADTLSKAIVDYQKRKNGLPKIVGVEGLGYYAIGPSKKEADIAAAVFKDAIKVAVFAENFGGGKPL; translated from the coding sequence ATGTCACTTGAGACCATCGCGAAAATATCCAACAAATACGGGGTGAATCCCGAATATGTGCTCGCGGGCGGCGGCAATACGTCGTACAAAGACGCCGATTTCCTTTACATCAAAGGCTCCGGCACCTCACTTGCCACCATCAAGCCTGAGGAATTTGTCAAGCTCGGACGCAAAGCGCTGGCGGCGATTTTCGAAAAGAAATATCCCGCCGACACCGACGCGAGGGAAGCCGCGGTGCTTGCCGATATGATGGCCGCGCGAGTGCCCGGCGAAGCCAAACGCCCCTCCGTCGAGACGCTGCTGCACGACGCGATTCCGTCCAAATACGTGCTGCATCTGCATCCCGCCGAAATCAACGGCATGACCTGCGGCAAAAACGGAAAAGCGGCTTTTGACAAGCTGTTCGGCGACAAGGGCATCTGGGTGCGCCCGATCATGCCCGGCTATGTGCTCGCGACCGAGATTGCCGGGGAGATCAAGGCGTTTGCCGAATCGCACGGCAAAAACCCGGACTACATCCTGCTCGAAAACCACGGGATTTTCCTCGGCGGCGAGAGCGAGGAAGAAATTGACGTCAAGTTTGACGCATTCCTTTCCGCGCTGCGCAGCGTGATTGCCAAAAAGCCGGACTTTTCCGAGATTTCGTTTGACCTCGAGACGGCGGCGATGCTCGGCGCGGCGATCCGCGGCATCTGCGGCGGAGACGTCTTCGCGGTGTTCTGCACCGACGCGGAGATCGCGAAGTTTGCACAGAGCAAAGCGGAATTTATGAAAATCCACACCACCTTCTCGCCCGACCACATGGTCTACTGCAAAGATGAAGCGGCGTTTTGCGCGCCGGATGCCGATACGCTTTCCAAAGCCATCGTCGATTATCAGAAGCGCAAAAACGGGCTGCCGAAAATCGTCGGCGTTGAGGGATTGGGATATTACGCGATAGGCCCGTCCAAGAAAGAGGCCGACATCGCGGCGGCGGTGTTTAAAGACGCCATCAAAGTCGCGGTGTTCGCCGAAAACTTCGGAGGCGGAAAACCCCT